The Fortiea contorta PCC 7126 genome has a segment encoding these proteins:
- a CDS encoding response regulator transcription factor, which translates to MSTVLVVEDGLTDMKIISSYLKQAGYSVIMATSSEEVQVKIDRNKPDIIFLDVILPGKSGFEICRELKNNPSTSKIPIVFCSTKHSDVDKIWGTMLGAEGYLAKPINKEELVITLRRLISK; encoded by the coding sequence ATGAGTACTGTTTTAGTTGTTGAAGACGGGCTGACTGATATGAAAATTATCAGCAGTTACTTGAAACAGGCAGGTTATTCGGTAATTATGGCTACGAGTAGTGAAGAAGTCCAAGTCAAAATAGATAGAAATAAGCCTGATATAATTTTTCTCGATGTAATTTTACCAGGTAAAAGTGGCTTTGAAATATGCAGAGAACTAAAAAATAATCCCAGTACCAGTAAAATACCTATAGTTTTTTGCTCTACAAAACATAGCGATGTTGATAAGATTTGGGGGACAATGTTGGGTGCTGAAGGTTATCTCGCCAAACCAATCAATAAAGAAGAATTAGTAATAACGCTGAGGCGGTTAATTAGTAAATAA
- a CDS encoding ABC transporter permease, with product MQKSHRLNSDWLQPLVMLIPSGIWLLLLLVLPTLIIFELSLVPNIRPGDVVNPSGFENYLRIIDPLYLQVIVRSLILAVCTTIICLIMSFPVAYWIAQIAPKRWQNLLLLGFVLPLWTSSLLRSYAWITILRPTGLLNSILTQLGLPTLELLNQTPSVLIGMSYSLLPYMILILYASLEKLDKRLLEAAADLGASPIQAFWKVTIPQALPGITASSMLVFISGLGDFTNPELLGGASSMTAARLVYNQFLGATQNWGFGSALSMTLILVISIAIALLIKFGEGTPQR from the coding sequence ATGCAAAAATCCCATCGTTTAAATTCAGATTGGCTGCAACCTTTGGTAATGTTGATACCATCTGGTATTTGGTTATTGCTATTATTAGTGCTACCAACTTTAATAATTTTTGAGTTGAGTTTAGTACCGAATATTCGCCCAGGAGATGTAGTTAATCCTAGTGGATTTGAGAATTATCTGCGAATAATTGACCCTCTTTATCTACAAGTAATTGTGCGATCGCTAATTTTAGCAGTTTGCACCACGATAATTTGTTTAATTATGAGTTTTCCCGTTGCTTATTGGATTGCTCAAATAGCACCAAAACGCTGGCAAAACTTACTTTTATTAGGCTTTGTGTTACCTCTGTGGACTTCTTCCTTACTTCGTTCCTACGCTTGGATTACCATTCTGCGTCCCACTGGTTTATTAAACAGTATATTAACTCAATTGGGCTTACCTACTTTGGAATTACTTAACCAAACTCCATCTGTATTAATTGGTATGAGTTATAGCTTATTGCCTTACATGATTTTAATTTTATACGCCTCTCTAGAAAAATTAGATAAGCGATTACTAGAAGCAGCCGCAGATTTAGGTGCGAGTCCCATACAAGCTTTTTGGAAAGTCACAATACCGCAAGCTTTACCAGGAATTACTGCTAGTTCCATGCTGGTATTTATCTCAGGATTAGGAGATTTTACTAACCCCGAATTATTAGGCGGTGCTTCTAGTATGACAGCGGCGCGGTTAGTTTATAACCAGTTTCTCGGAGCTACTCAAAACTGGGGGTTTGGTTCGGCTTTGAGTATGACATTAATTTTGGTGATTAGTATAGCGATCGCTCTTTTGATTAAGTTTGGTGAAGGTACACCCCAGCGATAG
- a CDS encoding chemotaxis protein CheA, translating into MTIDDEIRQQVYVYFLAEAPELLETIEQELLSLPEKFSIAKVHNLMRATHTLKGGAANVGLEVINTISHSLEDVFKSLYNPDVVIDDELQTLILQAYECLRLAITAELTGSSINGQEVIRRATSVFAQLREKLGDAFGGDAHIPTSEELGFDIIQSIFEVGVQQRLDNIYAAINSSLEHTELASLLNSQAEVFLGLSASLNLPGLGAIAQLILDALTINPEQVKQIAEAALANLQQAKAAVMSGDRISGGEPSADLIALSIVNTKNNSRSFSKNSSISLKTEIQELYKFLTTTGNTRNQPLKPAKAKYYLKVILYIFGWFHHHLQIPESELNLALLISSKAEKPINYIETWLAKFLAFVQEPADSQSFRIYRRGIILTILLTILKFNFLINKDDSDDLVIKELQNCIIELAKEYKKSPPVTNKEKNWIDNPKLQSLLFWKKISIDTNFSTNDNLLQIVWRQETNINSDNEFVNPQIIKAVETNNSANTIELSITSNQVIADIPTTIINDITNSEDKPCNNFPVKNSRQPSFIRVDVEGLQRLNYLSGELLIYQKRRTLHDDKIKKLIEQLTQQIIRQQATLNKLSDLPQQIQNNSPHNIQKFEAVKFDALEMDVYTDFHMTLHEAIEETLQLQETTESLDLLLTQATQISEKKQKLILNIIDDLVEARMLPLGNILNRFSQMVTKLGNIYAKHVEIKLNGAEVLVDKVIAEKLYEPLLHLVRNAFDHGIEPPQIRRELGKSEHGLIEICAYHQGNQTIIEVRDDGQGLNFETIRKKAIESRLIAAHDEARGYFSQPTETELLNLMFSAGFSTTDQVNEISGRGMGLEIVRSQLQALNGSISVQSSPKKGTKFLLKIPFSMTTDKLMLVQAGGVVYALLLDSIERILIPTTQQIKEFEAKKVLHWSTDQAESMIIIRQLSELMSYNGGFPIYTALPNTAPPTEAGMMKSPILLLRRNQGKFCLEVDQIIGEQELVIRPLGNSITPPKYIYGCSSLANGTLILVLDPSLLIESNEMQTTLELREPLTGDSTDLS; encoded by the coding sequence ATGACTATAGATGATGAAATTCGCCAGCAGGTATATGTTTATTTTCTAGCTGAAGCACCAGAATTATTAGAAACAATTGAACAAGAATTATTGAGCTTACCAGAAAAGTTTAGTATTGCTAAAGTGCATAACTTAATGCGAGCAACTCATACACTAAAAGGAGGAGCCGCAAATGTTGGACTAGAGGTAATTAACACAATATCTCATTCGTTAGAAGATGTATTTAAGTCTCTATATAATCCAGATGTAGTCATTGATGATGAATTACAAACTCTCATATTACAAGCTTATGAATGCTTGCGGCTAGCAATAACTGCAGAATTAACGGGAAGTAGTATTAATGGACAAGAAGTTATCCGGCGAGCAACTTCAGTATTTGCACAACTACGAGAAAAGCTTGGTGATGCATTTGGTGGCGATGCTCATATTCCCACTTCTGAAGAGTTAGGTTTTGACATAATTCAATCTATTTTTGAAGTGGGAGTTCAACAACGTCTAGATAATATTTATGCAGCTATTAATAGTTCTCTAGAACATACTGAACTAGCTAGTTTATTAAACTCTCAAGCTGAGGTGTTTTTAGGTTTATCAGCATCTTTAAATTTACCAGGATTGGGAGCGATCGCCCAATTAATTTTAGATGCACTCACAATTAACCCGGAACAAGTAAAACAGATTGCTGAAGCGGCGCTAGCTAATTTGCAACAAGCAAAAGCAGCGGTAATGTCAGGCGATCGCATTTCTGGCGGAGAGCCTTCTGCAGATTTAATCGCCTTATCAATTGTGAACACAAAAAATAATTCTCGCTCATTCAGTAAAAACTCTTCCATATCATTAAAAACTGAAATTCAGGAATTATATAAATTTTTAACGACAACTGGTAACACTAGAAATCAGCCCCTTAAGCCTGCGAAAGCAAAATATTATTTAAAGGTAATTCTCTATATTTTTGGTTGGTTTCATCACCATCTACAAATACCAGAATCAGAGTTAAATTTGGCGCTATTAATATCCTCAAAAGCAGAGAAACCAATAAATTATATTGAAACTTGGTTGGCAAAATTTCTGGCTTTTGTCCAAGAACCAGCCGATAGTCAAAGCTTTCGGATCTATCGCCGAGGGATTATATTAACAATTCTCCTCACCATTCTTAAATTTAATTTTTTAATTAACAAAGATGATAGCGACGATTTAGTCATTAAAGAATTACAAAACTGCATCATTGAACTAGCAAAAGAATATAAAAAATCTCCCCCAGTCACAAACAAAGAGAAAAATTGGATTGACAATCCAAAATTACAAAGTTTACTTTTTTGGAAAAAAATATCAATTGATACAAATTTTTCCACTAATGACAACTTGTTACAGATAGTTTGGAGACAAGAAACTAATATAAATTCTGATAATGAATTTGTGAATCCACAAATTATCAAAGCAGTTGAAACTAACAATTCTGCAAATACTATTGAATTATCAATAACCAGCAACCAAGTAATTGCAGATATTCCTACAACTATCATTAATGATATTACTAATTCAGAAGATAAACCATGCAATAATTTTCCAGTAAAAAACTCTCGTCAACCTTCTTTTATTCGAGTCGATGTCGAAGGACTACAACGCCTCAATTATTTGTCAGGAGAATTACTAATTTACCAAAAACGGCGAACTTTACACGATGACAAAATCAAGAAACTAATAGAACAGTTAACCCAACAAATTATCAGACAACAAGCAACTTTAAATAAATTAAGCGATTTACCACAACAAATTCAAAACAATAGCCCACACAACATACAAAAATTTGAGGCTGTGAAATTTGATGCTCTAGAAATGGATGTTTATACAGATTTTCACATGACTTTGCACGAAGCAATAGAAGAGACGCTACAACTACAAGAAACCACAGAATCTCTTGATTTATTATTAACGCAAGCAACTCAAATTTCTGAGAAAAAACAAAAATTGATTCTCAATATTATAGATGATTTAGTAGAAGCCCGGATGTTACCTTTAGGAAATATCCTCAATCGCTTTTCCCAGATGGTAACAAAACTGGGAAATATTTATGCCAAGCATGTAGAAATAAAACTTAATGGTGCTGAAGTATTAGTAGATAAAGTGATCGCTGAAAAACTTTACGAACCTTTATTACACTTGGTGCGTAATGCTTTTGACCACGGAATTGAACCGCCGCAAATACGCCGTGAACTTGGTAAATCGGAACATGGTTTAATTGAAATTTGCGCCTATCATCAGGGTAATCAAACAATCATTGAAGTTCGAGACGACGGTCAGGGGTTAAATTTTGAGACAATTCGCAAAAAAGCGATAGAATCGCGGCTGATAGCTGCTCATGACGAAGCTAGAGGCTATTTTTCTCAACCGACAGAAACTGAACTTTTAAATTTAATGTTTTCTGCGGGATTTTCCACTACCGATCAGGTCAATGAAATTTCTGGACGCGGTATGGGTTTAGAAATTGTGCGATCGCAATTACAAGCGCTTAACGGTTCTATTTCCGTCCAATCTTCACCCAAAAAAGGAACAAAATTTTTACTGAAAATACCCTTTTCCATGACTACAGATAAATTAATGCTAGTTCAAGCGGGTGGTGTTGTCTATGCCTTGTTATTAGACAGCATCGAAAGAATTTTGATTCCGACTACTCAACAAATCAAAGAATTTGAAGCCAAAAAAGTGTTGCATTGGAGCACAGACCAAGCAGAAAGTATGATCATTATCCGTCAACTTTCAGAATTGATGTCTTACAATGGCGGATTTCCTATTTATACTGCTTTACCAAATACAGCACCTCCAACCGAAGCCGGTATGATGAAGTCTCCTATACTTTTATTACGTCGAAATCAAGGAAAATTTTGTTTGGAAGTAGATCAAATTATTGGGGAACAAGAACTTGTTATCAGACCTTTAGGTAATAGTATTACTCCACCAAAATATATTTATGGTTGTAGCAGTTTAGCCAATGGCACACTCATTTTAGTCCTTGATCCATCTCTATTAATAGAGTCAAATGAGATGCAAACAACATTAGAATTAAGGGAACCATTAACAGGTGACTCCACAGACCTTTCTTAA
- a CDS encoding ABC transporter ATP-binding protein yields the protein MAQTVTQNQKGIMALQPLDVELRNVFKFFNQEPAVNGVDLDVRQGEFFSILGPSGCGKTTILRLIAGFEKVDGGKVLIQGQSMNNVPPYRRPVNTVFQSYALFNHLNVWDNIAFGLHLQKCRKSEIDHRVQEALKLVKMESLRSRFPRQLSGGQQQRVALARALVNRPSVLLLDEPLGALDLKLRKEMQVELLNLHKNLKFTFIMVTHDQEEALSLSDRIAVINQGKIEQVGTPSQIYESPRTPFVADFIGDTNLFSGEIMNIDATNMQIETKTGLKIVVNRNDNTPNELSQAVVVSVRPEKIQLSLYSPNLPHNCFEGRLINVMYLGTHVNYVVELMNGVSINVLQPNTFGSLPNCDTPIYAWWAESDCLAIGQLKAEV from the coding sequence ATGGCTCAAACTGTGACGCAGAATCAAAAGGGGATAATGGCTTTGCAGCCGCTTGATGTTGAGCTGCGTAACGTGTTCAAGTTTTTTAACCAGGAACCAGCAGTCAATGGCGTAGACTTGGATGTCCGACAGGGAGAGTTTTTTAGTATCTTAGGGCCCTCTGGTTGTGGCAAGACAACGATACTGCGCTTAATTGCTGGTTTTGAAAAGGTCGATGGGGGTAAGGTATTAATTCAAGGTCAGTCTATGAATAATGTCCCTCCTTACCGCCGTCCTGTCAATACAGTATTTCAAAGTTATGCACTGTTCAACCACTTGAATGTGTGGGATAACATTGCTTTTGGACTGCATTTGCAAAAATGCCGTAAGTCAGAAATTGATCACAGAGTTCAGGAAGCATTAAAGTTAGTGAAGATGGAAAGTTTGCGATCGCGCTTTCCCCGTCAACTTTCTGGTGGTCAACAGCAACGAGTCGCTTTAGCTAGGGCCCTCGTCAACCGCCCATCCGTCCTGCTGCTAGATGAACCCCTAGGCGCATTAGATTTAAAATTGCGTAAGGAAATGCAGGTCGAGTTATTAAATTTGCACAAAAATTTAAAATTCACCTTCATCATGGTGACACACGACCAAGAGGAAGCGTTGTCTTTATCTGATCGCATTGCTGTCATCAATCAAGGCAAAATTGAACAAGTCGGGACTCCCAGTCAAATTTACGAATCTCCCCGCACACCTTTTGTGGCTGATTTTATCGGTGACACCAATTTATTCAGCGGTGAAATCATGAATATAGACGCTACTAACATGCAAATTGAGACAAAAACCGGACTGAAAATTGTTGTTAACCGCAATGATAATACACCCAATGAATTATCACAAGCAGTTGTAGTTAGTGTGCGTCCAGAAAAAATTCAACTCTCACTTTATTCGCCAAATTTACCGCATAACTGCTTTGAAGGGCGACTGATTAACGTTATGTATTTGGGTACTCATGTTAATTATGTCGTGGAATTAATGAACGGCGTTAGCATTAATGTTTTACAACCTAATACCTTTGGCAGTTTACCAAACTGCGATACACCCATTTATGCTTGGTGGGCGGAGAGTGATTGTTTGGCGATTGGTCAACTGAAGGCTGAAGTATGA
- a CDS encoding ABC transporter substrate-binding protein — translation MTNRRKFLKSIAALSSLSLTGCGWRLGNVRANAKISSQSDQLSLYTWTQYTDKQLLTTFSSQTGMKVRADVYDSNDVMLAKFQAGGGRNYSIIYPSDYMVQKMVKKNLLTEINRDRLIGIDNLFPRFQNPSYDANNRYSIPFNWGTTGLLYNSEILQNPPTDWDYLWKNQQQLSRRMTLLNDVREVMGAVLRMLGYSYNSQNENEIKQAYEKLQELKPAIAAFDTDAWQNQILAGDLVLAMCYSADAIRVSKENPKLKYVIPRSGSSLWTDTIVIPQTAPNLEGAYTWINFVLQPEIAAKISQRLNIATPNRSGFEQLPQQIQTNTNLFPPESILEKCERLTPVGKFEEIYERYWTQLTSS, via the coding sequence ATGACCAATAGAAGAAAATTTTTAAAATCTATCGCCGCACTTTCTAGCTTATCTTTAACTGGGTGTGGTTGGAGGCTGGGTAATGTGCGGGCTAATGCTAAAATTTCCAGTCAGAGTGACCAACTATCTCTGTATACTTGGACGCAATATACAGATAAACAACTATTAACAACATTCAGCAGTCAAACGGGAATGAAAGTGCGTGCTGATGTCTATGATTCTAATGATGTGATGTTAGCTAAATTCCAAGCTGGTGGTGGACGAAACTATAGCATTATCTACCCATCTGACTATATGGTACAGAAGATGGTTAAGAAAAATTTATTAACAGAAATAAACCGCGATCGCTTAATTGGTATAGATAATTTATTTCCCAGATTTCAAAATCCTAGTTACGATGCTAACAACCGCTACAGTATTCCTTTTAATTGGGGTACCACGGGTTTACTTTATAATTCCGAAATCCTGCAAAATCCGCCTACAGATTGGGATTATTTATGGAAAAATCAGCAGCAACTTTCTAGGCGAATGACTCTGCTTAATGATGTGCGAGAAGTGATGGGTGCGGTGTTGCGGATGCTGGGTTATTCTTATAACTCTCAAAACGAAAATGAAATTAAACAAGCTTATGAAAAATTGCAGGAACTAAAACCAGCGATCGCTGCTTTTGATACTGATGCTTGGCAAAACCAAATTCTTGCAGGAGATTTAGTATTAGCAATGTGTTATTCTGCTGATGCTATCCGCGTTAGTAAAGAAAACCCCAAGCTGAAATATGTGATTCCACGCAGTGGTTCTTCATTGTGGACTGATACTATTGTCATTCCCCAAACAGCCCCAAATTTAGAAGGTGCATATACCTGGATTAATTTTGTTTTACAACCAGAAATAGCAGCCAAAATCAGTCAACGTCTAAATATTGCTACTCCTAACCGTTCAGGTTTCGAGCAATTACCCCAACAGATCCAAACTAATACTAATTTGTTTCCTCCAGAGTCAATTTTAGAAAAATGTGAACGCCTCACCCCTGTGGGAAAATTTGAGGAAATTTATGAGCGTTATTGGACTCAATTAACTAGCAGTTAA
- a CDS encoding S8 family serine peptidase — translation MTPQTFLNVYTSDIRYNTTYALELLFESTPAFNASFGYGLVNAAAVAKAIALSPFTNVANLRGENWGGVDILSTVPNNKYDYKPGTSMASPHVAGVVALMLSANPNLTAAQIRQILTETATQLA, via the coding sequence GTGACTCCACAGACCTTTCTTAATGTATATACCTCGGATATTAGATACAATACAACTTACGCTCTCGAACTGTTATTCGAGTCAACACCTGCGTTTAACGCTTCTTTTGGTTACGGTTTGGTGAATGCAGCAGCAGTAGCAAAAGCGATCGCACTATCGCCCTTTACAAACGTAGCCAACTTGAGGGGTGAGAATTGGGGAGGAGTTGATATTTTGTCTACTGTTCCTAATAATAAATATGACTACAAACCGGGTACATCTATGGCGTCACCTCATGTGGCTGGTGTTGTAGCTCTAATGCTGAGTGCTAACCCGAACTTAACAGCGGCTCAAATACGGCAAATTCTGACTGAAACAGCTACGCAACTTGCATGA
- a CDS encoding chemotaxis protein CheW, giving the protein MKNLETQQKFLSFKLGAKETAVISLQYITEVLQISLTEICGVPQMPNCVLGIYNWRGEMLWLVDLEEILGYSSLFSDLDSATKMMAIILKHDDKYLGLLVRQLNDIEWLDTEEMKKPSTELFYPSMLPFLHGYFIKSAEEVIFHLDALSILQASLWRIHN; this is encoded by the coding sequence TTGAAAAATTTAGAAACTCAGCAAAAATTTTTAAGCTTTAAATTAGGAGCTAAGGAAACTGCTGTTATTTCATTACAGTACATCACTGAAGTTTTACAAATATCATTGACAGAAATATGTGGTGTTCCGCAGATGCCCAATTGCGTTTTAGGTATCTATAACTGGCGTGGTGAAATGCTTTGGTTAGTTGATTTAGAAGAAATTCTAGGTTATTCTTCACTGTTTTCTGATTTGGACTCTGCTACCAAAATGATGGCAATTATCTTAAAACATGATGATAAATATTTAGGTTTATTGGTACGTCAATTAAACGATATTGAGTGGCTGGATACAGAAGAAATGAAGAAGCCATCAACTGAATTGTTTTACCCATCAATGTTGCCTTTTCTGCACGGTTATTTTATTAAGTCTGCAGAGGAAGTGATTTTCCATTTAGATGCTCTATCTATTCTTCAAGCTTCCTTATGGAGAATTCATAACTAA
- a CDS encoding GAF domain-containing protein yields the protein MTELYNNNQENGNFVVDNEHLKNQNGAIDIASIARDELSTLNAIAHEFKNWRRQLQSVVAEMRQSPDINTLFKTTVAQVRETINCDRVLIYQFTSAVAGTVLAESKKLGWTPTVGENIPPTMFGLHNNQDHVESIAIEDLNQTQLTPYQKQLLEKFQIRASLSLPIILESQVWGLLVMNNCTASRQWQEGEITLLSQITAELGYRLRNFEFQKDLQQETLVKQSVAKVVSKILQLPDVEQIFKTTTQEIRQLLKCDRVSVYRFQSNWNGEFVAESVGNGWVKLVGTDWKTVWEDTHLQETKGGRYAQGKTLAVNDIYQVGHSQCHIDILEQFEIKAYIIAPIFSGEQLWGLLAAYQNSGSRGWQPWEISFLTQMGLQFGVAISQGEYLEQLRIQSEQLMQITQQEKAFTKIVNRIRQSVDVDSVFKTTTQEVRQSLRCDRVAVYRFNPDWGGEFVAESVSHGWTKLVGPDIKTVLNDTYLQETQGGRYTKGENFAVNDIYKIDLALCHIEILEQFEAKAYIVVPIFFGEKLWGLLAAYQNSGTREWQSWEVNFLAQIGLQFSLSKSQVEYLEQVRLKSEKLAQIAEQEKAFTKIVNRIRQSLEVAEIFKTATQEIRKLLKCDRVAIYRFNSDWSGEFIAESVGNIWIKLVGTNITTAWEDTHLQETQGGRYAKGESFAVNNIYQVCHASCHIDMLEQFEAKAYIIAPVFFGEKLWGLLAAYQNSSPRDWEESQVNLLTRIGDQLGLALKQTEYLQKLEAQSSQLAAAAAREKAAKELLQQRSIQLLTTLRPALNGDLTVRAVVTEDELGTIADAYNNTLQALKQIVLQVQTAAQQVAQTSGDSNVSLAGLTNLAQEQSQEVTVALSDIQHMADSTQAVVTNAELVKVAVEQANQTVESGEAAMNLIVKAIQAIRETVAQTSRKIKRLSESSQKISKVVNLISNFATQTNVLALNAAIEATRAGEYGKGFAVVADEVRSLSRQSAAATIEIEKLVQEIQAETGEVAVAMETGIQQVVEGTNLVGDARQNLNAIVMATAEISQLIQQITTATQQQMMQSVTVTTSMKDVAEISHKTVDKSEELTEVFQELSVMAQELLTTASKFKID from the coding sequence ATGACTGAGTTATATAACAACAATCAAGAAAACGGTAATTTTGTAGTTGATAATGAACATTTAAAAAACCAGAATGGTGCTATTGATATTGCCAGCATTGCTAGAGATGAGTTATCTACATTAAATGCGATCGCTCATGAATTTAAAAATTGGCGACGACAACTGCAAAGCGTTGTAGCTGAGATGCGCCAATCTCCGGATATTAATACCCTATTTAAAACAACGGTAGCGCAAGTTAGGGAAACAATTAACTGCGATCGCGTATTAATTTATCAGTTTACTTCTGCCGTGGCTGGCACCGTTTTAGCAGAATCAAAAAAACTTGGTTGGACACCTACTGTCGGTGAAAATATTCCCCCAACTATGTTTGGTCTACATAATAATCAAGACCATGTAGAATCAATTGCTATCGAAGATCTCAATCAGACACAACTGACACCATATCAAAAGCAACTATTAGAAAAATTTCAAATTAGAGCTAGCTTAAGTTTACCAATTATCTTAGAAAGTCAAGTTTGGGGTTTATTAGTAATGAATAATTGTACTGCTTCGCGGCAGTGGCAAGAAGGAGAAATTACTCTTCTATCTCAAATTACAGCGGAATTAGGCTATAGATTGCGAAACTTTGAATTTCAAAAAGATTTGCAACAGGAAACACTAGTAAAACAATCGGTAGCTAAGGTTGTTAGCAAGATTTTACAGCTACCAGATGTGGAGCAGATATTTAAAACAACAACTCAAGAAATTCGCCAATTACTCAAATGCGATCGCGTCAGTGTTTATCGTTTTCAATCTAACTGGAATGGTGAGTTTGTTGCTGAGTCAGTGGGTAATGGTTGGGTAAAATTGGTTGGGACAGATTGGAAAACAGTGTGGGAAGATACTCACCTACAAGAAACAAAAGGTGGACGTTATGCTCAAGGTAAAACGCTGGCAGTTAATGACATTTATCAAGTAGGTCATTCTCAATGTCATATTGATATTTTAGAACAGTTTGAAATTAAAGCATATATAATTGCTCCCATATTTTCGGGAGAGCAATTATGGGGCTTATTAGCAGCTTATCAAAACTCTGGTTCGCGTGGATGGCAACCTTGGGAAATTAGCTTTTTAACTCAAATGGGTTTGCAATTTGGTGTAGCTATTTCCCAAGGAGAATATCTCGAACAATTGCGAATCCAATCCGAGCAATTAATGCAGATAACACAACAGGAGAAAGCTTTTACAAAGATAGTTAACCGTATTCGCCAATCTGTAGATGTAGACAGTGTTTTCAAAACAACTACTCAAGAAGTCCGCCAATCACTCAGATGCGATCGCGTTGCTGTTTATCGTTTTAACCCTGACTGGGGTGGTGAGTTTGTTGCGGAGTCAGTTAGTCATGGCTGGACGAAATTAGTAGGCCCTGACATTAAAACCGTCCTCAATGATACCTACTTACAAGAAACGCAAGGCGGTCGATATACTAAAGGCGAAAATTTTGCTGTTAATGACATTTACAAAATAGATCTTGCTCTTTGTCACATTGAAATTTTAGAACAATTTGAAGCTAAAGCTTATATAGTTGTACCTATATTTTTTGGAGAAAAATTGTGGGGTTTACTCGCAGCTTATCAAAATTCTGGAACTCGTGAATGGCAAAGTTGGGAAGTTAACTTTTTAGCTCAAATTGGCTTACAATTTAGCCTATCTAAATCCCAAGTAGAATATCTAGAACAAGTCAGATTAAAATCTGAAAAACTAGCTCAAATTGCTGAACAAGAAAAAGCCTTCACCAAAATAGTTAACCGCATCCGCCAATCTTTAGAAGTAGCAGAAATTTTCAAAACAGCTACGCAAGAAATCCGGAAATTATTAAAGTGCGATCGCGTCGCTATCTATCGCTTTAATTCTGATTGGAGCGGTGAATTTATCGCTGAATCGGTGGGTAATATTTGGATCAAACTAGTAGGGACTAATATCACAACAGCTTGGGAAGATACTCACTTACAAGAAACTCAAGGTGGTCGATATGCTAAGGGTGAAAGTTTTGCCGTTAATAATATTTATCAGGTGTGTCATGCATCTTGTCATATTGATATGTTAGAGCAATTTGAAGCCAAAGCTTACATAATTGCCCCTGTATTTTTTGGAGAAAAATTGTGGGGTTTACTCGCAGCTTATCAAAATTCTAGTCCTCGTGATTGGGAAGAATCGCAAGTCAATTTGTTAACTCGTATTGGTGATCAGTTAGGATTAGCACTCAAACAAACTGAATATTTGCAAAAACTAGAAGCACAATCAAGCCAATTAGCAGCAGCAGCGGCGCGAGAAAAAGCAGCTAAAGAGTTATTACAACAACGTTCAATTCAACTATTAACAACCCTCAGACCTGCTCTCAACGGCGATTTAACGGTGCGTGCCGTGGTTACAGAAGATGAACTAGGCACGATCGCCGATGCCTACAATAACACCTTGCAAGCTCTCAAGCAAATTGTGCTGCAAGTGCAAACAGCAGCCCAGCAAGTCGCCCAAACCTCCGGTGACAGCAACGTTTCGCTGGCTGGATTGACCAACTTAGCACAGGAACAGTCTCAAGAAGTTACCGTCGCCTTAAGTGATATTCAGCACATGGCGGACTCCACCCAAGCTGTGGTCACTAACGCCGAGTTGGTGAAAGTCGCGGTCGAACAAGCTAACCAAACTGTTGAGTCTGGCGAAGCAGCAATGAACTTGATTGTCAAAGCAATTCAAGCCATTCGGGAAACTGTCGCCCAAACTAGTAGAAAGATTAAACGTCTCAGTGAATCTTCGCAAAAAATCTCGAAAGTAGTGAATTTGATTAGTAATTTTGCTACACAAACTAATGTATTAGCACTGAATGCAGCTATCGAAGCCACTCGCGCCGGTGAATATGGTAAAGGCTTCGCAGTCGTAGCTGATGAAGTTCGTTCTTTGTCTCGCCAGTCAGCCGCAGCGACTATTGAAATTGAAAAACTAGTCCAAGAAATTCAAGCAGAAACTGGTGAAGTAGCGGTGGCGATGGAAACAGGAATTCAGCAGGTGGTAGAGGGTACAAATCTTGTCGGTGATGCACGACAAAATTTGAATGCAATTGTTATGGCTACTGCAGAAATTAGTCAGCTAATCCAACAAATTACCACAGCTACGCAACAACAAATGATGCAATCTGTAACTGTTACCACTAGTATGAAAGACGTAGCCGAAATCTCTCACAAAACTGTTGATAAATCTGAAGAACTTACTGAAGTTTTTCAAGAGTTATCGGTTATGGCACAAGAATTATTGACAACGGCTAGTAAATTTAAAATTGACTAG